From one Rattus norvegicus strain BN/NHsdMcwi chromosome 7, GRCr8, whole genome shotgun sequence genomic stretch:
- the Cand1 gene encoding cullin-associated NEDD8-dissociated protein 1, producing MASASYHISNLLEKMTSSDKDFRFMATNDLMTELQKDSIKLDDDSERKVVKMILKLLEDKNGEVQNLAVKCLGPLVSKVKEYQVETIVDTLCTNMLSDKEQLRDISSIGLKTVIGELPPASSGSALAANVCKKITGRLTSAIAKQEDVSVQLEALDIMADMLSRQGGLLVNFHPSILTCLLPQLTSPRLAVRKRTIIALGHLVMSCGNIVFVDLIEHLLSELSKNDSMSTTRTYIQCIAAISRQAGHRIGEYLEKIIPLVVKFCNVDDDELREYCIQAFESFVRRCPKEVYPHVSTIINICLKYLTYDPNYNYDDEDEDENAMDADGGDDDDQGSDDEYSDDDDMSWKVRRAAAKCLDAVVSTRHEMLPEFYKTVSPALISRFKEREENVKADVFHAYLSLLKQTRPVQSWLCDPDAMEQGETPLTMLQSQVPNIVKALHKQMKEKSVKTRQCCFNMLTELVNVLPGALTQHIPVLVPGIIFSLNDKSSSSNLKIDALSCLYVILCNHSPQVFHPHVQALVPPVVACVGDPFYKITSEALLVTQQLVKVIRPLDQPSSFDATPYIKDLFTCTIKRLKAADIDQEVKERAISCMGQIICNLGDNLGPDLSNTLQIFLERLKNEITRLTTVKALTLIAGSPLKIDLRPVLGEGVPILASFLRKNQRALKLGTLSALDILIKNYSDSLTAAMIDAVLDELPPLISESDMHVSQMAISFLTTLAKVYPSSLSKISGSILNELIGLVRSPLLQGGALSAMLDFFQALVVTGTNNLGYMDLLRMLTGPVYSQSTALTHKQSYYSIAKCVAALTRACPKEGPAVVGQFIQDVKNSRSTDSIRLLALLSLGEVGHHIDLSGQLELKSVILEAFSSPSEEVKSAASYALGSISVGNLPEYLPFVLQEITSQPKRQYLLLHSLKEIISSASVVGLKPYVENIWALLLKHCECAEEGTRNVVAECLGKLTLIDPETLLPRLKGYLISGSSYARSSVVTAVKFTISDHPQPIDPLLKNCIGDFLKTLEDPDLNVRRVALVTFNSAAHNKPSLIRDLLDSVLPHLYNETKVRKELIREVEMGPFKHTVDDGLDIRKAAFECMYTLLDSCLDRLDIFEFLNHVEDGLKDHYDIKMLTFLMLVRLSTLCPSAVLQRLDRLVEPLRATCTTKVKANSVKQEFEKQDELKRSAMRAVAALLTIPEAEKSPLMSEFQSQISSNPELAAIFESIQKDSSSTNLESMDTS from the exons TCTTGGTCCTTTAGTGAGTAAAGTGAAAGAGTACCAAGTTGAGACGATTGTAGACACCCTCTGTACAAACATGCTTTCTGACAAGGAGCAGCTTCGAGATATTTCCAGTATTGGCCTTAAAACAGTAATTGGAGAACTCCCTCCAGCTTCCAGTG GCTCTGCATTAGCTGCTAATGTATGTAAAAAGATTACTGGACGCCTTACCAGTGCAATAGCAAAGCAGGAAGATGTTTCTGTTCAGCTAGAAGCTTTAGATATTATGGCTGATATGTTGAGCAG GCAAGGAGGACTGCTTGTTAATTTCCATCCTTCAATTCTGACCTGTCTACTTCCCCAGCTGACTAGCCCTAGACTTGCAGTCAGGAAAAGAACAATTATTGCTCTTGGCCACCTAGTTATGAGCTGCGGAAACATAGTTTTTGTAGACCTTATTGAACATCTGTTGTCAGAGTTGTCCAAAAATGACTCCATGTCAACAACAAGGACCTACATACAGTGTATTGCTGCTATTAGTAGGCAAGCTGGCCATAGAATAG GTGAATACCTTGAAAAGATAATTCCTTTGGTGGTAAAATTTTGTAATGTAGATGATGATGAATTAAGAGAATACTGCATTCAAGCTTTTGAATCATTTGTGAGAAG ATGCCCTAAGGAAGTTTATCCTCATGTTTCTACCATTATAAACATTTGTCTAAAATACCTTACCTATGATCCAAATTACAActatgatgatgaagatgaagatgagaaTGCTATGGATGCTGATGGCGGAGATGACGATGACCAAG GGAGTGACGATGAATACAGTGATGACGATGACATGAGTTGGAAAGTGAGGCGTGCGGCTGCCAAGTGCCTGGATGCCGTAGTTAGCACACGGCATGAGATGCTCCCGGAATTCTACAAGACCGTCTCTCCTGCACTGATATCCAGATTTAAAGAGCGCGAAGAGAATGTAAAGGCAGATGTTTTTCATGCATACCTTTCTCTTTTGAAGCAAACTCGTCCAGTACAAAGTTGGCTGTGCGACCCTGATGCAATGGAGCAAGGAGAAACACCCTTAACAATGCTTCAGAGTCAG GTTCCCAACATTGTTAAAGCCCTACataaacagatgaaagaaaaaagtgtAAAGACCCGACAGTGTTGTTTTAACATGTTAACTGAACTGGTAAATGTGTTGCCTGGGGCACTAACCCAACACATTCCTGTACTTGTACCAG GAATCATTTTCTCACTCAATGATAAGTCCAGCTCATCGAATCTGAAGATTGATGCATTGTCCTGTCTGTATGTGATCCTCTGTAACCACTCTCCGCAAGTTTTCCACCCGCATGTTCAGGCTTTGGTCCCTCCAGTGGTGGCTTGTGTTGGTGACCCATTTTACAAGATCACATCAGAAGCCCTTCTTGTCACTCAGCAGCTTGTCAAAGTGATCCGTCCTCTGGACCAACCCTCCTCCTTCGATGCAACGCCTTACATCAAAGATCTCTTCACTTGTACAATTAAGCGCTTAAAAGCAGCTGACATTGATCAGGAAGTCAAGGAGAGGGCTATTTCCTGTATGGGACAGATTATTTGCAATCTTGGAGACAATTTGGGCCCTGACTTATCAAATACACTTCAGATTTTCTTGGAGAGACTCAAGAATGAAATCACCCGGCTAACGACAGTGAAAGCACTGACCCTGATTGCTGGGTCACCTTTGAAGATAGATCTGAGGCCTGTGCTGGGAGAGGGAGTCCCTATCCTTGCTTCATTTCTCAGGAAAAATCAGAGAGCTTTGAAACTGGGGACCCTCTCTGCCCTAGATATTCTCATTAAAAACTATAGTGACAGTTTGACGGCCGCCATGATTGATGCAGTTCTGGATGAGCTCCCTCCTCTTATCAGCGAAAGTGATATGCACGTGTCCCAGATGGCTATCAGCTTCCTTACTACCCTGGCAAAAGTATATCCCTCCTCCCTTTCAAAGATAAGCGGATCTATTCTCAATGAACTGATTGGACTTGTAAGGTCACCTCTGCTGCAGGGAGGAGCTCTTAGTGCCATGCTAGACTTCTTCCAAGCTTTGGTTGTCACTGGAACAAACAATCTAGGATACATGGATTTGCTGCGCATGCTAACGGGTCCAGTTTACTCTCAGAGCACAGCTCTTACTCATAAGCAGTCTTACTATTCCATTGCCAAATGTGTAGCTGCCCTTACTCGAGCATGCCCTAAAGAGGGACCGGCTGTAGTAGGTCAGTTTATTCAAGATGTCAAGAACTCCAGGTCTACAGATTCCATTCGTCTCTTAGCGCTCCTTTCTCTAGGAGAAGTTGGACACCATATTGACTTAAGTGGGCAGTTGGAGCTAAAATCTGTAATATTAGAGGCTTTCTCCTCTCCTAGTGAAGAAGTTAAATCAGCTGCATCCTATGCGTTAGGCAGCATCAGTGTAGGCAACCTCCCTGAGTATCTGCCATTTGTACTACAAGAAATAACCAGTCAGCCCAAAAGGCAGTACCTGCTGCTGCATTCCCTGAAGGAAATCATTAGCTCTGCGTCAGTGGTCGGCCTTAAGCCGTATGTCGAGAACATCTGGGCCTTGCTGCTAAAGCACTGTGAGTGCGCGGAGGAGGGCACCAGAAACGTCGTCGCCGAGTGTCTAGGGAAGCTCACTCTTATTGATCCTGAAACTCTCCTCCCGAGGCTTAAAGGGTATTTGATATCAG GGTCATCCTATGCCAGAAGCTCAGTGGTTACAGCTGTGAAGTTCACTATTTCTGACCACCCTCAGCCCATTGATCCACTGCTCAAGAACTGCATAG GTGATTTTCTAAAAACGTTGGAAGACCCAGATTTGAATGTAAGAAGAGTGGCCTTGGTCACATTCAATTCTGCAGCCCATAACAAGCCGTCACTGATACGGGACCTTCTGGATTCTGTTCTTCCACATCTTTACAATGAGACAAAAGTTAGGAAGGAACTTATAAGAGAG GTAGAGATGGGCCCGTTTAAGCACACGGTTGATGACGGCCTGGACATTAGAAAGGCAGCTTTTGAGTGTATGTACACACTTCTAGACAGCTGTCTTGACAGACTGGATATCTTTGAATTTCTAAATCATGTGGAAGATGGTTTGAAGGACCATTATGATATTAAG ATGCTAACATTTTTAATGTTGGTGAGACTATCTACCCTTTGTCCAAGTGCAGTACTACAGAGGTTGGACCGGCTTGTTGAGCCACTACGAGCTACGTGTACAACTAAG GTGAAGGCGAACTCTGTAAAGCAGGAGTTTGAAAAGCAGGACGAGTTAAAGCGCTCGGCCATGAGGGCAGTAGCTGCACTGCTCACCATTCCAGAGGCAGAGAAGAGCCCTCTCATGAGTGAGTTCCAGTCACAGATCAGCTCCAACCCGGAGCTGGCAGCCATCTTTGAAAGTATCCAGAAAGATTCTTCGTCCACTAACTTGGAATCAATGGACACTAGTTAG